From the genome of Scytonema hofmannii PCC 7110, one region includes:
- a CDS encoding Uma2 family endonuclease has product MVTTITPAETRTILENISWQTFKSMLADMGSGRNTRLAYDNGIVEIMSPHKAHENPNRLIEAFIGVLCEELGLEISRTGSLTLTRDDLEKGGEPDSSYYIQNEFLVRDKEKIDLSEDPPPDLVLEVEYSRSAVNKLNLYAAIGIPEFWRYNGSILRIYRLSGKQYSEVQSSPTFAPVPVKEIPQFIEAARKNGEMATTRAFRTWVKSLI; this is encoded by the coding sequence ATGGTCACAACCATAACACCCGCAGAAACCAGAACCATACTTGAAAACATTAGCTGGCAAACGTTCAAAAGTATGCTGGCTGACATGGGATCGGGGCGTAACACCAGACTCGCTTATGACAATGGAATAGTAGAAATTATGTCTCCACATAAGGCACATGAAAACCCCAACCGCTTAATCGAAGCTTTTATTGGGGTGTTATGTGAAGAACTGGGCTTGGAAATTAGCCGCACTGGCTCGCTGACTTTAACAAGAGATGACTTGGAGAAGGGAGGGGAGCCAGACAGTAGCTACTACATTCAAAATGAGTTCTTAGTTAGAGATAAGGAAAAAATAGATTTAAGCGAAGATCCACCACCAGATCTTGTACTTGAAGTGGAGTACTCACGTTCTGCCGTAAATAAATTGAATCTTTACGCAGCAATTGGCATCCCTGAATTCTGGCGGTACAACGGTAGTATCCTGCGGATTTACAGACTCAGTGGCAAGCAATATTCAGAAGTTCAAAGTAGTCCTACCTTTGCCCCTGTACCAGTGAAAGAAATTCCTCAATTTATTGAAGCGGCTAGAAAAAATGGGGAAATGGCAACGACTCGTGCTTTCCGTACTTGGGTTAAGAGCTTAATATGA
- a CDS encoding VOC family protein yields the protein MKVGTAYTRLLVKDWKACFLFYKEVIEFDVAVVDEEAGYAEFKAGEMRLTLFRRQEMAQMIHNADQPAHAECQDTVALIFVVQDLEEEYQRLRHKGVHFTAAPMNNPYYNLKTAYLRDPDGTLIGLYQYLV from the coding sequence ATGAAAGTTGGTACAGCATACACAAGATTGCTTGTCAAAGACTGGAAAGCTTGCTTTTTGTTCTACAAAGAGGTTATTGAATTTGATGTTGCAGTGGTCGATGAAGAAGCCGGATATGCTGAGTTTAAAGCCGGAGAGATGCGGTTAACTCTATTTCGACGACAGGAAATGGCACAAATGATTCACAATGCCGATCAGCCTGCTCACGCCGAATGCCAAGACACTGTAGCTTTAATTTTTGTCGTACAAGATTTAGAAGAAGAATATCAAAGATTAAGGCATAAAGGCGTGCATTTTACTGCCGCACCTATGAATAATCCTTATTACAACCTCAAAACAGCTTATCTTCGAGATCCAGACGGCACTCTCATTGGTCTGTACCAATATTTAGTGTAA
- a CDS encoding type II toxin-antitoxin system Phd/YefM family antitoxin, protein MQEITLAEASKNLPELIEAVKSGEEIVITEDNKPVVQLTLVLPVKRRPLFGSAKDLITVSDDFDEPLEDFKE, encoded by the coding sequence ATGCAGGAAATAACTCTCGCTGAAGCGTCTAAAAACTTGCCGGAATTAATTGAAGCTGTGAAGAGTGGAGAAGAAATTGTCATCACAGAAGACAATAAGCCCGTTGTCCAACTCACTCTTGTATTGCCTGTTAAGCGTCGTCCTCTATTTGGAAGCGCTAAAGACTTGATTACAGTATCAGATGATTTTGACGAACCATTAGAGGACTTTAAGGAATAG
- a CDS encoding TonB family protein — protein sequence MVKSYTLQPEKTEESDRLPHDLLFYLVTSILLHAILLFGVDYWWQVFQPNREKELSQPIPIEYLEVAPEPAKTPPETSKRAARDSVNGGKIKQKSSISVTKSASPAKSTPSALRPQTLSEPEAATGSPPQQSAQQPARSPNSSSQQLQSQPSKTVTSPVTQPTEPNIAQSEVPFNTSPEPQLPQTKETPSVVPLPTPKPQPIETPSDTTALTNKLRQSTIARRVRALPTPKPQPIETPRDTTALTNKLRQSTIARRVRALPTPKPQPIETPRDTTALTNKLRQSTVARRVRILPTPKPQPRATPSDTTALTRRITTPKPQPSAYENLTPKPSLQALRRGAIREKFQENSQIPAPTPSAIPLQSKPQQTTIARSTAFSNSKPNQTNVAPAAKPTNRSQKLAASPSSEQLQPRSIQSTPSKVKPSQKSGAASRLGGPVSLSSRNIEENLAALTDSNPNNRTFDGIDARKDDLGLYLEQLQRQVKQQWIPGLTQYSRRTVLHFTISRSGRVTGLQVARQSGFNAIDEAALSAVQRAAPFAPLPTTYSENYLSIEFTFSINVYGQLDLFMGQ from the coding sequence ATGGTTAAGTCTTATACATTACAGCCAGAAAAGACAGAAGAGAGCGATCGCCTTCCTCACGATTTGCTCTTTTATCTGGTCACTTCCATCCTCCTACACGCCATCCTATTATTTGGCGTCGATTATTGGTGGCAAGTTTTTCAGCCCAATCGAGAGAAAGAACTTTCTCAACCCATTCCAATAGAATATCTTGAAGTTGCTCCTGAACCAGCAAAGACACCTCCAGAAACCTCAAAACGAGCTGCCAGAGATTCTGTTAACGGTGGCAAAATTAAACAGAAAAGTTCCATTTCTGTTACAAAATCGGCATCACCAGCAAAATCTACACCAAGCGCACTTCGCCCTCAAACCTTATCCGAACCAGAAGCAGCAACAGGATCGCCACCGCAACAATCGGCGCAACAACCAGCCAGATCGCCAAATTCATCATCTCAACAACTGCAATCTCAACCATCAAAAACAGTAACGTCTCCTGTCACGCAACCAACAGAACCTAACATTGCTCAATCTGAAGTTCCCTTCAATACTTCTCCAGAACCGCAACTTCCACAAACAAAGGAAACTCCGTCTGTTGTACCATTACCAACACCCAAACCACAGCCAATCGAAACTCCAAGCGACACAACCGCATTAACCAACAAACTCAGACAATCAACTATTGCGCGTCGCGTTCGGGCATTACCAACACCCAAACCACAGCCAATCGAAACTCCCCGTGACACAACCGCATTAACCAACAAACTCAGACAATCAACTATTGCGCGTCGCGTTCGGGCATTACCAACACCCAAACCACAGCCAATCGAAACTCCCCGTGACACAACCGCATTAACCAACAAACTCAGGCAATCAACTGTTGCACGTCGCGTTAGGATATTACCAACACCCAAACCACAGCCAAGAGCAACTCCAAGCGACACAACAGCACTGACTCGTCGCATCACAACACCCAAACCACAGCCATCAGCTTACGAAAACCTCACCCCTAAACCTTCCTTGCAAGCGCTTCGGCGTGGTGCAATCAGGGAGAAGTTCCAAGAAAATAGTCAGATCCCAGCACCAACTCCATCTGCGATACCGCTACAATCCAAACCCCAGCAAACAACTATTGCTCGCAGTACTGCTTTTTCAAACTCTAAACCCAATCAAACAAATGTTGCTCCTGCAGCTAAACCAACAAATCGATCGCAAAAACTAGCAGCAAGCCCTTCGTCTGAGCAATTGCAACCTCGGTCAATTCAAAGCACACCATCTAAAGTGAAGCCATCCCAAAAATCAGGAGCAGCAAGTCGTTTGGGCGGTCCAGTCAGTTTATCAAGTCGTAATATTGAGGAGAATTTAGCAGCCCTCACCGATTCCAATCCGAACAACCGAACTTTTGATGGTATTGATGCTCGTAAAGATGACTTGGGTCTTTATCTCGAACAATTGCAGCGACAGGTGAAGCAGCAGTGGATACCCGGACTTACCCAATATTCCCGCCGAACAGTCCTTCACTTTACTATTAGTCGTTCGGGTCGAGTCACCGGTCTCCAAGTTGCACGACAATCTGGATTCAACGCTATTGATGAAGCTGCACTGAGCGCTGTCCAGCGAGCAGCACCTTTTGCTCCTTTACCGACTACATATTCTGAAAACTATCTATCCATTGAATTTACATTTAGTATTAACGTTTATGGGCAACTTGATTTATTTATGGGGCAATAG
- a CDS encoding response regulator codes for MAPKPVIMTVDDDPEVLQAVARDLRQEYGDRFRIIRAESGASAIEALEQLKLRNQPVALFLVDQRMPQMSGVEFLEQAMSMFPDAKRALLTAYADTDAAIRAINTTKIDYYLMKPWDPPEERLYPVLDDLLDYWVADFRPPFEGIRVIGNRWSPHSHQLKDFLARNQLPYQWLDIELSEEAQKLVEYAECDQLQLPLVLFADGSNLIQPTNLQVAEKMGLRTQAEKPFYDLIIIGGGPAGLAAAVYGASEGLRTVMIEREAPGGQAGTSSRIENYLGFPVGLSGGDLARRAVTQAKRFGVEILTPQEVTGIRLQDQYRIVQLGDGNEISCHAMILALGVSWRRLDIPGLERLTGAGVYYGAAQSEALSCQGEEVYIIGGANSAGQAAMYFSRYAKHITMLVRADSLTKSMSQYLIDQIAETPNITVKTQTSVIEVKGETSLEAMTLQNSLTGETQTVRATSLFIFIGAVPRTDWLDGAIARDERGYILTGSDLQKDGSPIKGWTLERDPFLLETNIPGIFAVGDVRHGSIKRVASGVGEGSICVQFVHRYLSNVL; via the coding sequence ATGGCTCCGAAACCTGTAATTATGACGGTGGACGACGATCCAGAAGTTTTACAAGCTGTGGCGCGGGATCTACGCCAAGAATATGGCGATCGCTTCAGAATCATCCGCGCCGAATCTGGTGCTAGTGCGATCGAAGCGTTAGAACAACTCAAACTCCGCAATCAGCCAGTGGCATTATTTTTAGTCGATCAACGGATGCCACAAATGTCTGGAGTGGAATTTTTGGAACAAGCAATGTCAATGTTTCCTGATGCAAAACGGGCATTATTGACTGCTTATGCAGATACTGATGCTGCCATTCGCGCTATCAACACCACCAAAATCGATTACTACTTGATGAAACCGTGGGACCCACCAGAAGAACGTTTGTACCCAGTGCTTGACGATTTGTTGGATTACTGGGTAGCAGATTTCCGTCCACCATTTGAAGGCATTCGTGTCATTGGCAACCGTTGGTCTCCCCATTCCCATCAACTAAAGGACTTTTTAGCACGAAATCAACTGCCTTATCAGTGGTTGGATATTGAGCTATCGGAAGAAGCACAAAAATTAGTTGAATATGCTGAGTGCGATCAATTACAATTACCTCTCGTTCTTTTTGCTGACGGTTCCAATCTCATACAGCCAACCAACCTCCAGGTTGCTGAGAAAATGGGGCTGCGGACTCAAGCAGAAAAGCCATTTTACGATTTAATTATCATTGGTGGCGGACCTGCGGGTTTAGCAGCTGCGGTATATGGAGCATCAGAAGGGTTACGCACCGTGATGATTGAACGAGAAGCTCCTGGAGGTCAAGCAGGCACAAGTTCGCGTATTGAAAATTACCTTGGTTTTCCTGTGGGGTTGAGTGGGGGAGACTTAGCGCGACGTGCTGTCACGCAGGCAAAACGCTTTGGTGTTGAGATTCTAACACCACAAGAAGTTACGGGTATTCGATTACAAGACCAGTATCGAATTGTACAATTAGGAGATGGGAATGAAATCAGTTGCCATGCCATGATTTTGGCATTAGGTGTATCGTGGCGGCGGTTAGATATTCCTGGGCTAGAACGTTTGACAGGCGCAGGGGTTTACTACGGTGCGGCGCAGAGTGAAGCTTTGAGTTGCCAAGGAGAAGAAGTATACATCATTGGAGGCGCAAACTCTGCAGGACAAGCAGCAATGTACTTTTCTCGGTACGCCAAGCACATCACCATGTTAGTACGTGCTGATTCTTTGACAAAGAGTATGTCGCAATACTTAATCGACCAAATTGCAGAAACACCAAATATTACAGTAAAAACACAGACTAGTGTGATAGAAGTAAAAGGCGAGACAAGTTTAGAAGCAATGACTCTTCAAAACTCCTTAACTGGTGAAACACAAACTGTTCGTGCAACTTCTTTGTTTATTTTTATTGGCGCAGTTCCTCGTACCGACTGGTTAGATGGAGCGATCGCAAGAGACGAACGAGGTTACATTTTAACAGGTTCAGACTTGCAAAAAGATGGGAGTCCCATTAAAGGATGGACATTAGAACGCGATCCCTTTTTACTAGAGACAAACATCCCCGGTATTTTTGCAGTAGGAGATGTGCGCCATGGTTCGATAAAGCGAGTTGCTTCCGGAGTCGGAGAGGGGTCAATTTGCGTTCAGTTTGTTCATCGCTACCTCAGCAACGTGTTGTAA